A single Gammaproteobacteria bacterium DNA region contains:
- a CDS encoding DUF2282 domain-containing protein — protein sequence MKNTKLIAQTALASLFAVSVLAVSAPVEAGKKDMEKCYGVVKAGQNDCQTSNSACAGTAEVDSKPTAFIVLPKGSCEKIVGASLKPKA from the coding sequence ATGAAAAACACTAAATTGATAGCCCAGACTGCCCTGGCCAGCTTGTTCGCGGTCAGTGTGCTTGCGGTCAGCGCGCCCGTAGAGGCGGGCAAGAAGGATATGGAGAAATGCTACGGTGTGGTGAAGGCCGGCCAGAATGACTGCCAGACATCGAATAGTGCCTGTGCCGGCACCGCCGAGGTCGACAGTAAACCCACCGCCTTCATTGTGTTACCCAAGGGTAGTTGCGAGAAGATTGTGGGCGCCAGCCTGAAGCCCAAGGCATAA
- a CDS encoding DUF692 domain-containing protein, with the protein MPHRKHTAAEIPARAGIGLRAPHFAAVTEQWPEVAWFEVHSENFFALGDGPLGGTPLAYLERVRERYPLSLHGVGLSLGSTDPLNQVHLKKLRQLIAHIEPGLVSEHLSWSSVDGRYFNDLLPLPYTQASLDHMVERVSETQEFLGRQILIENASSYLEFATSTIPEWEFVVALAQRAGCKILLDVNNIYVNAMNHGFDPLLFVRSVPAELVAEIHLAGHTTRTFDEGVLRIDTHDQPVCAAVWDLYQATVRQLGEVPALIEWDSNLPSLEVLLAEAARADAMAGGPL; encoded by the coding sequence ATGCCCCACCGTAAGCATACCGCAGCAGAGATCCCGGCGCGCGCAGGCATCGGCCTGCGCGCGCCGCATTTTGCAGCCGTCACTGAGCAGTGGCCGGAGGTGGCCTGGTTTGAGGTCCACAGCGAGAATTTTTTTGCCCTGGGCGACGGACCTCTCGGCGGAACGCCCCTGGCCTATCTTGAACGGGTGCGTGAACGCTACCCGCTGAGCCTGCATGGCGTGGGCCTGTCGCTGGGTTCGACCGACCCCCTCAATCAAGTGCACCTCAAAAAGCTCAGGCAGCTCATTGCCCATATTGAACCAGGCCTGGTATCTGAGCACCTGTCATGGAGTTCGGTAGATGGTCGCTATTTTAATGACCTGCTGCCTCTGCCCTATACCCAGGCATCGCTGGACCACATGGTGGAGCGGGTCAGCGAAACCCAGGAGTTTCTCGGTCGGCAGATCCTGATCGAGAATGCCTCCTCGTATCTGGAGTTTGCGACCTCGACGATTCCGGAGTGGGAGTTTGTCGTCGCCCTGGCGCAGCGCGCGGGGTGCAAGATACTGTTGGATGTCAATAACATCTACGTGAATGCCATGAATCACGGTTTTGATCCTCTGCTGTTTGTGCGCTCGGTTCCGGCCGAGCTGGTGGCGGAGATACATCTGGCCGGCCATACCACCAGGACCTTTGACGAAGGGGTGTTGCGCATCGATACCCATGATCAGCCGGTGTGTGCTGCGGTATGGGATTTATACCAGGCCACCGTTAGGCAGCTCGGTGAGGTGCCCGCGCTGATCGAATGGGACAGCAATTTGCCATCGCTGGAGGTGTTGCTGGCCGAGGCGGCGCGCGCCGACGCGATGGCGGGAGGGCCGCTATGA
- a CDS encoding DNA-binding domain-containing protein, with protein MSERPEQATVSLREQQRAFVAQVFDGQPLAPELSRLRQAGMARFTEAQRFQLYHNNIFIGLREALSATYPVIHRLVGDECFQHVARQYLPRHPPRSGNVHEFGAAFGEFLQAFPGLQDWAYLGDVARLEWGYHRVFHASEDGVLNLQQLSLLDTDASERLRFQLASDCCLVSSDYPVLDIWQANQPGSEPVEVRLDQGGVQLVVRRLGPDVVFEPLNKAVFALLQCLSEGRRFTDACAAALAVDPECDVGAILKGLMGRRLLSGFSCA; from the coding sequence ATGAGCGAACGGCCTGAGCAGGCGACAGTGTCCCTGCGTGAACAGCAGCGCGCCTTTGTGGCGCAGGTGTTTGATGGCCAGCCGCTTGCCCCGGAACTGTCGCGCCTCAGGCAGGCCGGTATGGCCCGCTTTACTGAGGCGCAGCGTTTTCAGTTGTACCACAATAATATCTTTATCGGTCTGCGGGAGGCCCTGTCGGCCACCTATCCCGTGATCCATCGGCTGGTGGGCGATGAATGTTTCCAGCACGTCGCGCGCCAGTACCTGCCCCGGCATCCGCCCCGTAGCGGCAATGTCCACGAGTTCGGCGCTGCCTTCGGCGAATTTCTGCAGGCCTTTCCCGGACTGCAGGACTGGGCCTATCTGGGTGATGTGGCGCGGCTGGAGTGGGGCTATCATCGGGTTTTTCATGCGTCGGAGGACGGTGTGCTCAATCTCCAGCAACTGTCCCTGCTGGATACGGATGCCAGCGAACGACTGCGCTTTCAACTGGCCAGCGACTGCTGTCTTGTATCGTCAGACTATCCGGTGTTAGACATCTGGCAGGCCAACCAGCCCGGCAGCGAGCCGGTGGAGGTCCGCCTCGATCAGGGTGGCGTGCAGTTGGTGGTCCGGCGCCTGGGCCCCGACGTGGTGTTTGAGCCCTTGAATAAGGCGGTTTTCGCACTCTTGCAGTGTCTCTCGGAAGGGCGCCGGTTCACCGATGCCTGCGCCGCAGCACTCGCCGTTGACCCGGAGTGTGATGTGGGCGCGATCCTCAAGGGCTTGATGGGTCGGCGCCTGTTGAGTGGATTTTCCTGTGCATAG
- a CDS encoding DoxX family protein has protein sequence MENPLVKKILSWVIPLYEKLDWLSPLSILGIRLWVAWVFFRSGLTKISSWDSTLYLFEYEYAVPLLSPEMAAYLGTAAELGLPILLALGLAGRFGAIALFVFNIVAVLSYPDLNAAGIRDHQVWGIMLLVPLLQGPGKLSVDYLLCQKLCPSQAR, from the coding sequence ATGGAAAACCCGCTGGTGAAAAAAATACTCTCGTGGGTCATTCCGCTGTATGAAAAACTGGACTGGCTTTCGCCCCTGAGCATCCTCGGCATTCGTCTGTGGGTGGCCTGGGTATTCTTCAGGTCCGGCCTGACCAAGATAAGTTCCTGGGACTCCACGCTCTATCTTTTCGAATATGAATATGCCGTGCCGCTATTGTCGCCGGAAATGGCCGCCTATCTGGGCACCGCCGCGGAACTGGGTCTGCCGATATTATTGGCCCTCGGCCTGGCCGGGCGTTTCGGCGCCATCGCGCTGTTTGTGTTTAACATCGTCGCGGTACTGTCCTACCCGGATCTGAATGCCGCCGGCATACGCGATCATCAGGTGTGGGGGATTATGCTGCTGGTGCCGCTGTTGCAGGGGCCGGGCAAACTCTCTGTCGATTATCTGTTGTGTCAAAAGCTGTGCCCTTCGCAGGCCCGATAG
- a CDS encoding DUF1841 family protein, protein MFGQDRNQLRQMYLDAWQKHQTGALLQPLESMIAGIIALHPEYHALLEKDAQALERDFSPESGESNPFMHMGMHIAIREQLGTDRPAGIATAYKKLLLRSQDPHQVEHQMMECLGHALWEAQRNNSAPDEGAYLLCVQRLAGR, encoded by the coding sequence GTGTTCGGACAAGACAGAAACCAGTTACGACAGATGTATCTTGACGCCTGGCAAAAACACCAGACCGGCGCCCTGCTGCAACCGCTGGAATCGATGATCGCCGGGATCATCGCCCTGCACCCCGAATACCACGCCCTGCTGGAAAAGGATGCGCAGGCTCTGGAGCGTGATTTTTCGCCGGAGTCAGGGGAGTCCAATCCCTTCATGCACATGGGCATGCACATCGCGATCCGCGAGCAGCTCGGCACCGACCGCCCGGCGGGCATCGCCACCGCCTACAAAAAATTGCTGTTGCGTTCGCAGGACCCGCACCAGGTCGAGCATCAGATGATGGAGTGTCTGGGACACGCCCTGTGGGAGGCGCAGCGCAATAACTCCGCGCCCGATGAGGGTGCCTATCTGTTGTGCGTGCAGCGACTGGCCGGCCGCTGA
- the nth gene encoding endonuclease III, whose amino-acid sequence MNRHKRHEIFCRLREHNPAPTTELHYRSPFELLVAVVLSAQATDKGVNKATDKLFTVANTPEAILALGEDGLKKYIQTIGLFNSKARHIIQACRLLVEKHNGTVPDDRAALEALPGVGRKTANVILNTAFGHPTIAVDTHIFRVANRTGIAPGKTVLEVEKKLLKFVPQEFLHDAHHWLILLGRYTCVARKPRCGSCIIEDLCEYRHKVYD is encoded by the coding sequence ATGAATCGCCACAAACGCCATGAAATCTTTTGCCGATTACGGGAACACAATCCGGCACCCACCACGGAACTGCACTACCGCTCCCCCTTCGAGCTGCTGGTGGCGGTGGTGCTGTCGGCCCAGGCCACCGACAAGGGGGTCAACAAGGCGACCGATAAGCTGTTTACGGTGGCCAATACCCCCGAGGCGATACTCGCGCTCGGCGAGGATGGGCTGAAAAAATACATCCAGACCATCGGCCTGTTTAACAGCAAGGCCCGGCACATTATTCAGGCCTGCCGCCTGCTGGTGGAAAAGCACAACGGTACCGTGCCCGATGATCGCGCGGCACTGGAGGCCCTGCCCGGCGTCGGCCGCAAGACCGCCAATGTCATTCTCAATACGGCCTTTGGCCACCCCACCATCGCGGTGGACACGCACATCTTCCGAGTGGCCAATCGCACCGGCATCGCGCCGGGAAAGACGGTGCTGGAGGTGGAAAAAAAGCTGCTGAAGTTTGTCCCGCAGGAGTTCCTGCATGACGCGCACCACTGGCTGATCCTGCTGGGGCGCTACACCTGCGTGGCCCGCAAACCGCGCTGTGGTTCCTGCATCATCGAAGACCTGTGTGAATATCGGCACAAGGTCTACGACTAA
- a CDS encoding primosomal protein N', translating to MSASHTFLHLAVPSPLRRGFDYLPPAGTDPAAIRPGMRVRVSFGRTTVVALVLEARDTTTVPAHRLKPVLEVLDAAPLFSAELLALLGWASAYYQHPIGEVVSNALPALLRQGDAGALAVALKGEPAWKITAAGREQDSQGLGRAPRQAALLQIVAAAGEAGRVAGDINALQSNWRATLRVLVEKGWVAVSERPCLPAPVSVSEVQRGGQFVLHAAQAQAVEAVAAQLGTFGVALLDGVTGSGKTEVYLALIDRVLARGEQVLVLVPEIGLTPQLLARFRQRFAVPIAVLHSGLSDRERLCAWQSAREGIAPVVIGTRSAVFTPLPRLGLMILDEEHDISFKQQEGFRYSARDVAVKRAKALGVPVVLGTATPSLESLYNAQQGRYSQLVLPERAGAASHPGIAVLDVRKQPMFDGLSTALINAIRRHLEAGGQALVFLNRRGYAPTMLCHDCGWVAKCRRCDAHMTLFNGNHRLRCHHCGSERPADPSCPDCQSTELRPVGAGTERLETALQQQFPEVGIARIDRDTTRRKGAMQGLLDSVHDGSKRILVGTQMLAKGHHFPDVTLVGIVDIDQGLFSADFRATERMAQLIVQVAGRAGRAERPGQVLIQTHHPDHPLLQTLLHEGYAAFARAALEERRQAQLPPFSFMALLRAEAVDGQLPIQFLQHARELAEAVAVPGVILMGPVPAPMERRAGRIRAQLLLQARNRSDLHRLLSPWLLQLETSKLGRKVRWSIDVDPQEMF from the coding sequence ATGTCCGCCTCACACACCTTCCTGCACCTTGCGGTGCCGTCTCCCCTGCGTCGTGGTTTTGATTACCTGCCACCGGCGGGTACCGATCCGGCCGCTATCCGACCCGGCATGCGCGTGCGCGTGTCGTTCGGCCGCACCACGGTCGTCGCCCTGGTGCTGGAGGCGCGCGACACCACCACCGTGCCCGCGCACCGCCTCAAGCCGGTGCTGGAGGTGCTGGATGCGGCGCCGCTGTTTTCCGCCGAGCTGCTGGCGTTGCTGGGCTGGGCCAGTGCGTATTATCAGCACCCCATCGGCGAGGTGGTGAGCAATGCCCTGCCCGCGCTGTTGCGCCAGGGCGACGCCGGCGCGCTGGCCGTGGCCCTCAAGGGGGAGCCGGCCTGGAAGATCACGGCGGCGGGGCGGGAGCAGGATAGCCAGGGCCTGGGCCGCGCCCCCCGCCAGGCGGCCCTGTTGCAGATAGTGGCCGCCGCGGGCGAGGCCGGGCGTGTGGCCGGCGACATCAATGCACTACAGAGCAATTGGCGTGCGACCCTGCGCGTCCTGGTGGAAAAGGGCTGGGTGGCGGTATCCGAACGCCCCTGTCTGCCCGCCCCCGTGTCGGTGTCCGAGGTCCAGCGCGGCGGGCAGTTTGTGCTGCACGCGGCGCAGGCGCAGGCGGTTGAGGCGGTGGCCGCGCAGCTGGGCACGTTCGGCGTCGCGCTGCTGGATGGCGTCACCGGCAGCGGTAAGACCGAGGTGTATCTGGCGCTGATCGATCGGGTCCTGGCCCGTGGCGAGCAGGTGCTGGTGCTGGTGCCGGAGATCGGCCTCACTCCCCAGCTGCTGGCGCGGTTTCGCCAGCGCTTCGCCGTGCCCATCGCGGTACTGCACTCGGGGCTGTCCGACCGCGAACGCCTGTGCGCCTGGCAATCGGCCCGCGAGGGGATCGCGCCGGTGGTTATCGGTACGCGCTCGGCGGTGTTCACCCCGCTGCCACGGCTCGGCCTGATGATCCTCGACGAGGAGCACGACATCTCTTTCAAGCAGCAGGAAGGCTTCCGCTATTCCGCGCGCGACGTGGCCGTAAAGCGCGCCAAGGCGCTGGGTGTGCCGGTGGTGCTGGGTACCGCCACCCCCTCGCTGGAGAGTCTGTACAATGCCCAGCAGGGCCGCTATTCACAGTTAGTTCTGCCGGAGCGGGCCGGTGCTGCCAGTCATCCCGGCATCGCGGTGCTTGATGTGCGCAAACAGCCGATGTTTGATGGCCTGTCCACCGCGCTGATCAATGCCATTCGGCGCCACCTTGAAGCCGGTGGCCAGGCGCTGGTGTTTCTCAATCGGCGCGGCTATGCCCCGACCATGCTCTGCCACGATTGCGGCTGGGTCGCAAAGTGCCGCCGCTGCGATGCGCACATGACGCTTTTTAATGGGAATCATCGCCTGCGCTGCCACCACTGCGGCAGTGAGCGACCGGCCGACCCCAGTTGCCCCGACTGCCAGAGCACCGAGCTGCGGCCGGTAGGCGCCGGCACCGAACGTCTGGAAACCGCCCTGCAACAGCAGTTTCCCGAGGTAGGCATCGCCCGCATTGATCGTGACACCACGCGCCGCAAGGGCGCCATGCAGGGCCTGCTGGACAGCGTGCATGACGGCAGCAAGCGGATTCTGGTGGGCACTCAGATGCTCGCCAAGGGCCACCACTTTCCCGACGTCACCCTGGTGGGCATCGTCGATATCGACCAGGGCCTGTTCAGCGCCGACTTCCGCGCCACCGAGCGCATGGCCCAGCTGATCGTGCAGGTGGCCGGGCGCGCAGGGCGGGCCGAGCGGCCCGGTCAGGTGCTGATCCAGACCCACCACCCGGACCACCCGCTGCTGCAAACCCTGCTCCACGAAGGCTACGCCGCCTTTGCCCGCGCCGCCCTGGAAGAGCGGCGCCAGGCCCAGTTGCCACCCTTTTCGTTCATGGCGCTGTTGCGCGCCGAGGCGGTGGATGGCCAGCTGCCGATTCAATTTTTGCAGCACGCCCGTGAACTGGCAGAAGCTGTGGCCGTGCCGGGTGTGATTTTAATGGGGCCGGTGCCCGCCCCTATGGAGCGTCGTGCCGGGCGCATCCGCGCCCAGCTTTTATTGCAGGCCCGTAATCGCTCGGACTTGCATCGCCTGCTCAGCCCCTGGCTGTTGCAGCTGGAGACGTCGAAGTTGGGTCGCAAGGTGCGGTGGTCGATTGATGTGGATCCACAGGAGATGTTTTGA
- a CDS encoding VOC family protein — protein sequence MTTPITQGAHHIGFTVSRLEESALFFTALLGWEEVRRNSEYPAIFVSDGKIMVTLWAIKENPSSEFNKNKNISLHHIAFNVNSENDLNNVYKKMLNNNVNIEFAPELLRDGPAKHMMCYEPSGIRVEFIWRGN from the coding sequence ATGACAACACCAATAACACAAGGCGCTCATCACATTGGTTTCACGGTATCCAGGCTGGAAGAAAGCGCATTATTTTTTACAGCGTTGCTAGGCTGGGAAGAAGTGCGACGAAACAGTGAATATCCTGCAATTTTCGTAAGCGACGGAAAAATCATGGTTACTCTGTGGGCAATAAAAGAAAATCCATCGAGCGAGTTTAACAAGAATAAAAATATCAGCTTGCACCACATTGCATTCAACGTAAACAGCGAAAATGATTTAAACAACGTCTATAAAAAGATGCTCAATAACAATGTAAATATTGAATTCGCGCCGGAATTATTGCGAGACGGGCCTGCAAAACACATGATGTGCTATGAACCTAGTGGTATTCGAGTGGAATTTATATGGCGCGGGAACTGA
- the argS gene encoding arginine--tRNA ligase encodes MKQQLALLIQTAIDALQTQGVLPADLAPTIQIDRTRDPSHGDYACNIALSLAKAAGCKPRDLAEQLVAALPASPQVARVEIAGPGFINFRLTEAAAYAVVAAVLEAGEAYGRSTIGNDRSVQVEFVSANPTGPLHVGHGRGAAYGAAVADLLAAVGFRVHREYYVNDAGRQMDILAASVWLRYLDLCGENTHDELPFPVNAYKGDYVWDIAATLRREHGDAYCHAAAIVLSNLPADETEGGDKERYIDALIHRARELLGDAAYRVVFDAGLNSILDDIRRDLEGFGVVYEEWFSERSLTESGAVGRAIERLKEAGHLYEQGGAWWFRSTDFGDEKDRVVVRDNGQTTYFASDIAYHMQKLERGFDRVIDVWGADHHGYVPRVKAALTALGDDADRLDVLLVQFAILYRGGQKAQMSTRSGEFVTLRELREEVGNDAARFFYVMRKCEQHMDFDLDLAKSQSSDNPVYYIQYAHARVCSVLRQMEEKGLTHNSDNGLANLAVLTESHEQALLTGLARYPEVVEAAALNHEPHQLAHFLRELANEFHTYYNAHQFLVEDVALRDARLCLIKATRQVIANGLGLLAVSAPDSM; translated from the coding sequence ATGAAACAACAGCTTGCCCTCCTGATCCAGACCGCCATCGATGCCCTGCAAACCCAGGGTGTGTTGCCTGCGGACCTGGCCCCCACGATCCAGATCGACCGTACCCGCGACCCTAGCCACGGCGACTATGCCTGCAATATCGCCCTGTCGCTGGCGAAGGCGGCGGGCTGTAAGCCGCGCGATCTGGCGGAGCAACTGGTCGCGGCCCTGCCGGCGTCGCCGCAGGTGGCCAGGGTCGAGATCGCCGGGCCGGGCTTTATCAATTTTCGCCTGACCGAGGCCGCCGCCTACGCGGTGGTGGCGGCGGTGCTGGAGGCGGGCGAGGCCTACGGGCGGTCGACCATCGGCAATGATCGCTCCGTGCAGGTGGAATTTGTGTCGGCCAACCCCACCGGCCCGCTGCATGTGGGCCATGGTCGCGGTGCGGCCTATGGCGCGGCGGTGGCGGACCTGCTGGCGGCGGTGGGTTTCAGGGTGCATCGCGAGTATTACGTCAACGACGCCGGGCGACAGATGGATATTCTGGCCGCCTCGGTATGGCTGCGTTATCTCGATCTGTGCGGCGAAAACACCCATGACGAGCTGCCGTTTCCCGTCAACGCCTACAAGGGCGATTACGTGTGGGATATCGCCGCCACCCTGCGCCGCGAGCACGGTGATGCCTATTGTCATGCCGCCGCGATCGTGTTGAGCAATCTGCCCGCCGATGAGACCGAGGGCGGCGACAAGGAGCGCTATATCGATGCGCTGATCCATCGTGCCCGCGAACTGCTGGGTGATGCGGCCTATCGTGTGGTGTTTGATGCGGGGCTGAACAGTATTCTGGATGATATCCGCCGTGACCTGGAAGGCTTCGGCGTGGTCTACGAGGAGTGGTTTTCGGAGCGCTCGCTGACCGAAAGCGGTGCGGTGGGTCGGGCCATCGAGCGGCTCAAAGAGGCGGGCCATCTGTATGAGCAGGGCGGCGCCTGGTGGTTCCGGTCTACCGATTTCGGTGACGAGAAGGACCGTGTGGTGGTGCGCGATAACGGGCAGACGACGTATTTTGCATCCGACATCGCCTACCACATGCAAAAACTGGAGCGCGGCTTTGATCGGGTGATCGATGTGTGGGGCGCGGACCATCACGGCTACGTGCCACGGGTCAAGGCGGCGCTCACCGCGCTGGGCGATGATGCCGACCGGCTGGACGTGTTGCTGGTGCAGTTTGCGATCCTGTATCGCGGCGGGCAGAAGGCGCAGATGTCGACCCGTTCCGGCGAATTCGTCACCCTGCGCGAGCTGCGTGAAGAGGTGGGCAATGATGCGGCGCGTTTCTTTTACGTGATGCGCAAGTGCGAGCAGCACATGGATTTCGATCTGGATCTGGCCAAGTCGCAGAGCAGCGATAATCCGGTGTACTACATTCAATACGCCCATGCCCGGGTATGCAGTGTGCTGCGGCAGATGGAAGAAAAAGGTCTAACGCATAATAGCGATAACGGCCTCGCCAACCTGGCCGTGCTGACGGAATCGCATGAACAGGCGCTGCTCACCGGGCTGGCCCGTTATCCCGAAGTGGTGGAGGCCGCGGCACTGAATCATGAGCCCCATCAGCTGGCGCATTTTTTGCGCGAGCTGGCCAATGAATTTCACACCTATTACAACGCCCATCAGTTTCTGGTGGAGGATGTGGCGCTGCGCGATGCGCGCCTGTGCCTGATCAAGGCCACGCGGCAGGTGATCGCCAACGGCCTGGGCCTGTTGGCGGTATCCGCGCCCGACAGCATGTAG
- a CDS encoding SPOR domain-containing protein, which produces MAKDYKNTPRPKNKAPRAAAPGWLWMLAGLAIGLFIALLVYLKDQSPSGDASRKPAPVVEKGRAAGKPVASSAKPSAAEDAAPESNKPRFDFYNLLPEMEVFIPPQTLETEREREPTESITYYLQVGSFRNFADADRLRAQLALSNIESHIQRVTINDTQTWHRVRVGPFQSARKMDTVRNRLRAQSIDPIVLKVK; this is translated from the coding sequence ATGGCCAAGGATTACAAGAACACCCCCCGACCCAAAAACAAGGCACCCAGGGCGGCCGCCCCCGGCTGGCTGTGGATGCTGGCCGGCCTGGCGATCGGCCTGTTTATCGCCCTGCTGGTCTACCTGAAAGATCAGTCGCCGAGCGGCGATGCGAGCCGCAAGCCCGCGCCGGTGGTGGAGAAGGGACGGGCGGCGGGCAAGCCGGTGGCGTCCTCTGCAAAGCCGTCCGCCGCTGAAGACGCCGCGCCCGAGAGCAACAAGCCGCGGTTTGATTTCTATAACCTGCTGCCGGAGATGGAGGTTTTCATTCCGCCGCAGACCCTGGAGACCGAACGCGAACGGGAGCCGACGGAGTCCATCACCTATTACCTACAGGTCGGCTCGTTCAGGAATTTTGCCGATGCCGATCGTCTGCGCGCCCAACTGGCGCTGAGCAATATCGAGTCGCACATCCAGCGTGTGACCATAAATGACACCCAAACCTGGCACCGGGTGCGGGTTGGCCCCTTCCAGAGTGCTCGCAAAATGGACACGGTGCGGAATCGCTTGCGTGCCCAGTCTATTGACCCTATCGTCCTAAAGGTTAAATGA